The Populus alba chromosome 4, ASM523922v2, whole genome shotgun sequence genome contains a region encoding:
- the LOC118047299 gene encoding L-type lectin-domain containing receptor kinase VII.1 isoform X1, whose protein sequence is MKNNNKHQLALLLFPIILFCQPISAIDFVFNGFNSSSVSLYGSAVFESRILTLTNQTSFTIGRALYPKKIPTKAQNSSFVYPFSTSFIFAMAPYKNVLPGHGLVFLFVPFTGIEGASAAQHLGFLNITNDRSPNNHMLGIEFDVFSNQEFNDMNANHVGLDVNSLTSIAAADAGYWADNSRSSSSNGNSSDDDRKSFKEQKLNNGKNYQVWIDYADSLINVTMAPAGMKRPSRPLLNVSLNLSEVFEDEMYVGFTASTGQLVQSHKILAWSFSNSNFSLSERLVTTGLPSFVLPKDPFFRSKGFISGATVGGLLLVVSAATIFWFFIKRRQRKARERAEMEDWELEYWPHRITCQEIEAATKGFSEENVIGIGGNGKVYKGVLPGGTEIAVKRISHENDGMREFLAEISSLGRLKHRSLVGLRGWCKKERGVFMLIYDYMENGSLEKRLFDCDESKMLSCEERIRILKDVASALLYLHEGWESKVLHRDIKASNVLLDKDMNGRLGDFGLARVHGHGQVPSTTRVVGTIGYMAPEVVRSGRASAQTDMFGFGVLIMEVMCGRRPIEEGKPPLVEWLWKMMMEGKLLHALDERLRARGDQFDEEEVERILHLGLLCAYPDPKVRPTMRQAVKVLEGKNELNEIEIEDMDTYLLKQMKSKDWWTDYSQSSNHGSHPTFDEIRRYQSSSMSLSWANTTMEGQAWKELNQKVAEPRFKSI, encoded by the exons atgaaaaacaacaacaagcaTCAACTTGCCTTGCTTCTATTTCCAATAATCTTGTTTTGTCAGCCCATATCAGCTATAGATTTTGTCTTCAATGGCTTCAATTCCTCTAGTGTTTCACTCTATGGCTCTGCCGTCTTTGAATCTCGCATCCTTACACTTACAAACCAAACATCTTTCACAATTGGCCGTGCTTTATACCCAAAAAAGATACCGACCAAAGCTCAAAATTCTTCATTTGTGTATCCATTTTCCACTTCTTTCATTTTTGCTATGGCTCCTTACAAGAATGTTCTTCCAGGCCACggcttggtttttctttttgtgcccTTTACAGGCATAGAAGGTGCTAGTGCGGCTCAGCATTTAGGCTTTCTTAATATCACAAATGATCGTAGCCCAAATAATCATATGCTTGGCATCGAGTTTGATGTGTTCTCAAATCAAGAATTCAATGATATGAATGCTAATCATGTTGGATTAGATGTTAATTCACTCACATCAATTGCAGCAGCAGATGCAGGCTATTGGGCTGATAATTCAAGAAGTAGCAGCAGCAATGGAAACAGCAGTGATGATGATAGGAAGTCTTTTAAGGAACAGAAGCTAAATAATGGTAAAAACTACCAAGTTTGGATTGACTATGCTGACTCTTTGATTAACGTTACTATGGCTCCGGCAGGTATGAAAAGGCCTAGCAGGCCTTTGCTGAATGTTTCTCTTAATCTATCGGAAGTTTTTGAGGATGAGATGTATGTGGGTTTCACTGCTTCAACAGGACAACTTGTTCAAAGTCACAAGATTTTGGCTTGGAGTTTTAGTAATTCCAATTTTTCGTTAAGTGAGAGGTTGGTCACTACTGGGTTGCCATCGTTTGTGCTTCCGAAAGATCCGTTCTTTCGGTCTAAAGGGTTCATTTCAGGAGCCACAGTTGGAGGGCTGCTTCTTGTTGTTTCTGCTGCTacaattttttggttttttatcaaGAGAAGACAAAGGAAAGCAAGGGAGAGAGCCGAAATGGAGGATTGGGAACTGGAGTATTGGCCACACCGAATTACGTGTCAAGAGATCGAGGCAGCAACAAAAGGATTCAGTGAAGAAAATGTCATTGGAATTGGAGGAAATGGAAAGGTCTACAAGGGTGTGCTACCAGGAGGGACAGAGATTGCTGTGAAGCGCATTTCACATGAAAATGATGGGATGAGGGAGTTCTTAGCTGAAATTTCCAGTCTTGGAAGGTTGAAGCATAGGAGCTTGGTGGGGTTGAGAGGTTGGtgcaagaaagaaagaggagtCTTCATGTTGATATACGACTACATGGAAAATGGGAGTCTGGAGAAAAGGTTGTTTGATTGTGATGAGAGTAAAATGTTGAGTTGTGAAGAGAGAATAAGGATTTTGAAAGATGTGGCTTCTGCATTATTGTATTTGCACGAGGGATGGGAGTCTAAAGTCCTGCACAGGGACATCAAGGCCAGCAATGTGTTGCTTGATAAGGATATGAATGGAAGGTTAGGTGATTTTGGATTGGCTCGAGTGCACGGGCATGGTCAAGTGCCTAGCACCACACGGGTGGTTGGAACCATAGGATACATGGCGCCTGAGGTTGTTCGTAGCGGAAGAGCCTCAGCTCAAACGGATATGTTTGGTTTTGGGGTCTTGATTATGGAGGTCATGTGTGGCAGGAGGCCTATAGAAGAAGGGAAGCCACCTTTGGTGGAGTGGTTATGGAAAATGATGATGGAAGGGAAACTACTTCATGCCTTGGATGAGCGACTGAGGGCGAGAGGAGATCAGTTCGacgaagaagaagttgaaagaATTCTCCATCTAGGCTTACTGTGTGCATATCCTGACCCTAAAGTCCGGCCAACAATGAGGCAAGCAGTGAAGGTTTTGGAGGGCAAGAACGAGCTTAATGAGATTGAAATTGAGGATATGGATACATATTTGCTCAAACAGATGAAGTCCAAGGATTGGTGGACGGATTATTCTCAAAGTTCTAACCATGGATCACATCCGACTTTTGATGAAATTAGACGATACCAGTCATCTTCAATGTCTCTATCTTGGGCCAATACTACAATGGAGG GGCAAGCTTGGAAGGAGCTGAATCAGAAGGTGGCAGAACCCAGATTCAAGAGCATCTAA
- the LOC118047296 gene encoding transcription factor bHLH162 — MEHNFSSLRTDRKLIERNRRNQMKELYSQLNSLVPHQSSREPVLSVPDQLDEAASYIKRLQTNLEKMKEKKDSLMGIERADYTCKNSGGGTTAGLRSPQIEVIETGSTLEVVLMNGLDSRFMFNEIIRLLHEEGAEIINASLSVVEDTVFHTIHSKVGDSAHCINGAARISHRLKKFVQDDNEF; from the exons ATGGAGCACAACTTTAGTTCATTAAGAACTGACAGAAAATTAATAGAGAGAAATAGaagaaatcaaatgaaggaaCTCTACTCCCAGCTTAATTCTCTTGTACCCCATCAAAGCTCAagg GAACCAGTGCTGTCAGTGCCTGATCAGCTAGATGAAGCTGCAAGCTACATAAAAAGGTTGCAGACTAACTTGGAGAagatgaaggaaaagaaagacaGTTTAATGGGAATTGAAAGGGCAGATTATACTTGCAAGAACAGTGGTGGAGGAACAACAGCCGGTTTAAGATCACCACAAATTGAGGTTATTGAAACGGGTTCCACTTTAGAGGTTGTTTTGATGAATGGCCTGGACAGTCGGTTCATGTTCAATGAGATCATTCGTCTGCTTCATGAAGAAGGAGCAGAGATTATTAATGCCAGTCTTTCTGTTGTAGAAGATACTGTATTCCATACAATACATTCTAAG GTTGGAGATTCTGCCCACTGTATTAATGGAGCTGCGAGGATATCTCACAGGCTAAAGAAGTTTGTCCAAGATGATAATGagttttaa
- the LOC118047295 gene encoding eukaryotic translation initiation factor 3 subunit D — MVGGFEVGAVPFNPDGWGPPDATVTPTTTSTLPLNVPFAPFSRSEKLGRIADFTRNLNQGQGGAGGRKNAASDSVFDFTADDSFPSAADNDSSFRLVDGKPPPRPKFGPKWRFNQHNRPQLPQRRDEEVEAKKREAEKERARRDRHYNQNRSNQNQPRREAAVFKSSVEIQPEWNMLDQIPFSTFTKLSFSVPEPEDLILCGGLEFYDKSFDRITPKAERRLERFKNRNFFKVTTTDDPVIRRLANEDKATVFATDNILATLMCATRSVYSWDIVVQRVGNKLFFDKRDGSQLDLLSVHETSQEPLPEAKDDINSAYSLSVEAAYINQNFSQQVLFRDGNKVAFDEPNPFANEGEEVASVAYKYRRWKLDDNMHLVARCEVQSVVEVNKQRSFLTLNALNEFDPKYSGVDWRQKLETQRGAVLATELKNNANKLAKWTAQALLASADMMKLGYVSRVHPRDHFNHVILAVVGYKPKDFASQINLNTSNMWGIVKSIVDLCMKLNEGKYVLVKDPSKPQVRIYEVPADAFENDYVEEPLPEEEQAQPPEENAENAEANGVTNDVEDKEIDAQA; from the coding sequence ATGGTAGGCGGCTTTGAAGTAGGTGCCGTCCCTTTCAATCCCGACGGTTGGGGTCCACCGGACGCCACCGTCacccccaccaccacctccacacTCCCTCTCAACGTCCCCTTCGCTCCCTTCTCTCGCTCTGAAAAGCTCGGCCGAATCGCTGATTTCACTCGCAATCTTAACCAAGGCCAAGGCGGAGCTGGTGGCCGCAAAAACGCTGCATCCGACTCCGTCTTCGACTTCACTGCCGACGATTCCTTCCCCTCCGCCGCTGATAACGACTCCTCTTTCCGTCTCGTTGACGGGAAGCCTCCTCCGCGGCCGAAGTTTGGACCTAAGTGGCGGTTCAACCAGCACAACCGCCCTCAGCTACCGCAACGTCGCGATGAGGAAGTGGAGGCGAAGAAGCGCGAGGCGGAGAAAGAGAGGGCTCGTAGGGACCGGCATTATAATCAAAACCGGTCCAATCAGAATCAGCCACGTAGGGAAGCGGCGGTGTTTAAGAGTTCTGTGGAGATCCAACCTGAATGGAATATGCTTGATCAGATTCCGTTTAGTACATTTACGAAACTGTCGTTCTCGGTCCCGGAACCAGAGGATTTGATTTTATGTGGTGGGCTAGAGTTTTATGATAAGAGTTTTGATAGAATCACACCGAAAGCAGAGCGGAGATTGGAAAGGTTTAAGAATAGGAATTTCTTTAAGGTAACTACCACTGATGATCCTGTTATTAGAAGATTAGCTAATGAAGACAAAGCTACCGTTTTTGCTACTGATAATATTTTAGCTACGTTGATGTGCGCAACCCGCTCTGTTTATTCTTGGGATATTGTGGTTCAAAGGGTGGGGAATAAGTTGTTTTTTGATAAAAGAGATGGATCCCAGCTTGATTTGTTGTCAGTTCACGAGACATCACAGGAGCCTTTACCAGAGGCTAAGGATGATATAAACTCGGCATATTCATTGAGTGTTGAGGCTGCGTATATTAATCAGAACTTTTCGCAGCAAGTTTTGTTTAGGGATGGGAATAAGGTTGCATTTGATGAGCCCAATCCGTTTGCCAATGAAGGTGAGGAGGTTGCATCCGTGGCTTATAAGTATAGGAGGTGGAAATTGGATGATAATATGCATCTTGTTGCTAGGTGTGAAGTGCAGAGTGTTGTTGAGGTTAATAAGCAAAGGTCGTTCTTGACATTGAATGCGCTTAATGAGTTTGATCCCAAGTATTCTGGTGTTGATTGGAGACAGAAGTTGGAGACTCAAAGGGGTGCTGTTTTGGCTACTGAATTGAAGAACAATGCGAATAAATTGGCTAAATGGACTGCTCAAGCTTTGTTGGCTAGTGCTGATATGATGAAGTTAGGGTATGTTTCCAGGGTCCATCCAAGGGATCATTTCAATCATGTGATTTTGGCTGTTGTTGGATATAAGCCTAAGGACTTTGCTTCACAGATTAATTTGAATACCTCCAACATGTGGGGTATTGTCAAGAGTATTGTTGACTTGTGTATGAAATTGAATGAGGGTAAGTATGTGCTGGTGAAAGACCCGTCTAAGCCACAAGTGAGGATTTATGAGGTTCCTGCTGATGCGTTTGAGAATGATTATGTGGAGGAGCCTTTGCCCGAGGAGGAACAAGCCCAGCCTCCTGAGGAGAATGCTGAGAATGCCGAGGCAAATGGGGTTACCAATGATGTGGAAGATAAAGAGATTGATGCTCAAGCTTGA
- the LOC118047299 gene encoding L-type lectin-domain containing receptor kinase VII.1 isoform X2, whose protein sequence is MKNNNKHQLALLLFPIILFCQPISAIDFVFNGFNSSSVSLYGSAVFESRILTLTNQTSFTIGRALYPKKIPTKAQNSSFVYPFSTSFIFAMAPYKNVLPGHGLVFLFVPFTGIEGASAAQHLGFLNITNDRSPNNHMLGIEFDVFSNQEFNDMNANHVGLDVNSLTSIAAADAGYWADNSRSSSSNGNSSDDDRKSFKEQKLNNGMKRPSRPLLNVSLNLSEVFEDEMYVGFTASTGQLVQSHKILAWSFSNSNFSLSERLVTTGLPSFVLPKDPFFRSKGFISGATVGGLLLVVSAATIFWFFIKRRQRKARERAEMEDWELEYWPHRITCQEIEAATKGFSEENVIGIGGNGKVYKGVLPGGTEIAVKRISHENDGMREFLAEISSLGRLKHRSLVGLRGWCKKERGVFMLIYDYMENGSLEKRLFDCDESKMLSCEERIRILKDVASALLYLHEGWESKVLHRDIKASNVLLDKDMNGRLGDFGLARVHGHGQVPSTTRVVGTIGYMAPEVVRSGRASAQTDMFGFGVLIMEVMCGRRPIEEGKPPLVEWLWKMMMEGKLLHALDERLRARGDQFDEEEVERILHLGLLCAYPDPKVRPTMRQAVKVLEGKNELNEIEIEDMDTYLLKQMKSKDWWTDYSQSSNHGSHPTFDEIRRYQSSSMSLSWANTTMEGQAWKELNQKVAEPRFKSI, encoded by the exons atgaaaaacaacaacaagcaTCAACTTGCCTTGCTTCTATTTCCAATAATCTTGTTTTGTCAGCCCATATCAGCTATAGATTTTGTCTTCAATGGCTTCAATTCCTCTAGTGTTTCACTCTATGGCTCTGCCGTCTTTGAATCTCGCATCCTTACACTTACAAACCAAACATCTTTCACAATTGGCCGTGCTTTATACCCAAAAAAGATACCGACCAAAGCTCAAAATTCTTCATTTGTGTATCCATTTTCCACTTCTTTCATTTTTGCTATGGCTCCTTACAAGAATGTTCTTCCAGGCCACggcttggtttttctttttgtgcccTTTACAGGCATAGAAGGTGCTAGTGCGGCTCAGCATTTAGGCTTTCTTAATATCACAAATGATCGTAGCCCAAATAATCATATGCTTGGCATCGAGTTTGATGTGTTCTCAAATCAAGAATTCAATGATATGAATGCTAATCATGTTGGATTAGATGTTAATTCACTCACATCAATTGCAGCAGCAGATGCAGGCTATTGGGCTGATAATTCAAGAAGTAGCAGCAGCAATGGAAACAGCAGTGATGATGATAGGAAGTCTTTTAAGGAACAGAAGCTAAATAATG GTATGAAAAGGCCTAGCAGGCCTTTGCTGAATGTTTCTCTTAATCTATCGGAAGTTTTTGAGGATGAGATGTATGTGGGTTTCACTGCTTCAACAGGACAACTTGTTCAAAGTCACAAGATTTTGGCTTGGAGTTTTAGTAATTCCAATTTTTCGTTAAGTGAGAGGTTGGTCACTACTGGGTTGCCATCGTTTGTGCTTCCGAAAGATCCGTTCTTTCGGTCTAAAGGGTTCATTTCAGGAGCCACAGTTGGAGGGCTGCTTCTTGTTGTTTCTGCTGCTacaattttttggttttttatcaaGAGAAGACAAAGGAAAGCAAGGGAGAGAGCCGAAATGGAGGATTGGGAACTGGAGTATTGGCCACACCGAATTACGTGTCAAGAGATCGAGGCAGCAACAAAAGGATTCAGTGAAGAAAATGTCATTGGAATTGGAGGAAATGGAAAGGTCTACAAGGGTGTGCTACCAGGAGGGACAGAGATTGCTGTGAAGCGCATTTCACATGAAAATGATGGGATGAGGGAGTTCTTAGCTGAAATTTCCAGTCTTGGAAGGTTGAAGCATAGGAGCTTGGTGGGGTTGAGAGGTTGGtgcaagaaagaaagaggagtCTTCATGTTGATATACGACTACATGGAAAATGGGAGTCTGGAGAAAAGGTTGTTTGATTGTGATGAGAGTAAAATGTTGAGTTGTGAAGAGAGAATAAGGATTTTGAAAGATGTGGCTTCTGCATTATTGTATTTGCACGAGGGATGGGAGTCTAAAGTCCTGCACAGGGACATCAAGGCCAGCAATGTGTTGCTTGATAAGGATATGAATGGAAGGTTAGGTGATTTTGGATTGGCTCGAGTGCACGGGCATGGTCAAGTGCCTAGCACCACACGGGTGGTTGGAACCATAGGATACATGGCGCCTGAGGTTGTTCGTAGCGGAAGAGCCTCAGCTCAAACGGATATGTTTGGTTTTGGGGTCTTGATTATGGAGGTCATGTGTGGCAGGAGGCCTATAGAAGAAGGGAAGCCACCTTTGGTGGAGTGGTTATGGAAAATGATGATGGAAGGGAAACTACTTCATGCCTTGGATGAGCGACTGAGGGCGAGAGGAGATCAGTTCGacgaagaagaagttgaaagaATTCTCCATCTAGGCTTACTGTGTGCATATCCTGACCCTAAAGTCCGGCCAACAATGAGGCAAGCAGTGAAGGTTTTGGAGGGCAAGAACGAGCTTAATGAGATTGAAATTGAGGATATGGATACATATTTGCTCAAACAGATGAAGTCCAAGGATTGGTGGACGGATTATTCTCAAAGTTCTAACCATGGATCACATCCGACTTTTGATGAAATTAGACGATACCAGTCATCTTCAATGTCTCTATCTTGGGCCAATACTACAATGGAGG GGCAAGCTTGGAAGGAGCTGAATCAGAAGGTGGCAGAACCCAGATTCAAGAGCATCTAA
- the LOC118047298 gene encoding uncharacterized protein, which translates to MPGARIRIPFNQRNLMSNINQFEFLDEPAASLSDMVFGFLEDGDWSSGSSGSEGCHENEMLELEDEGEENDGNVEEDKTFWENQHQLLHATLFRTSSLESRIRSISKEALKEIQIAGTICGCGRPMAASCRSCLMAEVSSRLRNAGYNSAICKTKWRSSPGIPSGEHTFMDVIDNSSSKKGEVRVIIELNFRVEFEMAKASEEYNQLVHRLPEVFVGKVERLNSVVKILCSAAKKCMKEKKMHLGPWRKQRYMQAKWLRTTCERSTSMPPFSMGASGRLPRPKASMLTVDLKEMLPDVHCTAVAVV; encoded by the exons ATGCCTGGTGCGAGAATTAGAATCCCATTTAATCAACGAAACTTGATGTCTAACATTAATCAGTTCGAGTTTCTTGATGAGCCGGCGGCGAGTTTATCCGATATGGTTTTCGGGTTTCTCGAGGATGGTGACTGGTCGTCGGGGAGCTCCGGTAGTGAAGGGTGTCACGAGAATGAAATGCTTGAGTTAGAAGATGAAGGGGAAGAGAATGATGGAAATGTTGAAGAGGACAAGACTTTTTGGGAGAACCAACATCAGCTTCTACAT GCTACCTTGTTCAGGACCAGCTCCTTGGAGTCAAGGATTAGAAGTATCAGCAAAGAAGCGTTGAAGGAAATACAAATTGCTGGAACCATCTGTGGTTGTGGTAGACCAATGGCCGCCTCCTGCCGGAGTTGCTTGATGGCAGAAGTCTCTAGCCGTCTTCGGAATGCCGGTTATAACAGTGCTATCTGCAAGACTAAATGGAGAAGCTCTCCAGGCATCCCGTCAG GAGAGCACACTTTTATGGATGTAATAGACAATTCAAGCTCTAAAAAAGGAGAGGTGAGGGttataattgaattgaattttcgGGTCGAGTTTGAGATGGCTAAAGCAAGCGAAGAATACAATCAGCTCGTCCACAGATTACCAGAAGTGTTCGTCGGGAAAGTTGAAAGATTAAACTCTGTAGTGAAGATCTTATGCTCGGCTGCCAAGAAGtgcatgaaagaaaagaaaatgcactTGGGGCCATGGAGAAAGCAGAGGTACATGCAAGCAAAATGGCTTCGGACAACATGTGAAAGGTCAACATCCATGCCTCCCTTCTCGATGGGAGCTTCGGGGCGATTGCCAAGACCGAAGGCGTCCATGCTCACAGTGGATTTGAAAGAGATGTTGCCTGATGTACATTGCACCGCAGTTGCGGTTGTGTAA